Proteins from a genomic interval of Stenotrophomonas sp. 24(2023):
- the hflD gene encoding high frequency lysogenization protein HflD gives MSFTVDDRVLALAGIAQALQQVRRIADTGHSDAAAVRTAVDSVFRVDASSPQAVFGDPQALKAGLRLLHNYFRNQGQDPVLPRLALAVLQLERRFVREAATIDKVSSGIERAQRQAGELGDSAHPDVLASLGGLYADTISHLKPRVMVQGNPHYLGQAGVVAEIRALLLAAVRAAVLWRQLGGSYWDFLIGRRAMVEAVDRLLA, from the coding sequence ATGAGTTTTACTGTCGACGACCGCGTTCTTGCCCTGGCCGGCATCGCCCAGGCCCTGCAGCAGGTGCGCCGCATCGCCGATACCGGCCATTCCGACGCCGCTGCTGTCCGCACCGCCGTGGACAGCGTGTTCCGCGTGGATGCGTCCTCGCCGCAGGCAGTGTTCGGCGACCCCCAGGCCCTGAAGGCCGGCCTGCGCCTGCTGCACAACTATTTCCGCAACCAGGGCCAGGACCCGGTGCTGCCACGGCTGGCACTGGCCGTGCTGCAGCTGGAGCGGCGGTTCGTCCGTGAGGCGGCCACCATCGACAAGGTCAGCAGCGGCATCGAGCGGGCCCAGCGCCAGGCCGGCGAACTGGGCGACAGCGCCCACCCGGACGTGCTGGCCAGCCTGGGCGGCCTGTATGCGGACACCATCAGCCACCTCAAGCCGCGGGTGATGGTGCAGGGCAACCCGCACTACCTGGGCCAGGCCGGCGTGGTGGCCGAGATCCGTGCCCTGCTGCTGGCGGCCGTGCGTGCGGCGGTGCTGTGGCGCCAGCTGGGCGGCAGCTACTGGGACTTCCTGATCGGCCGCCGGGCGATGGTCGAGGCCGTGGACCGCCTGCTGGCCTGA